A stretch of DNA from Arthrobacter globiformis:
GGACTGCATGGCCTTCTTCATCGCACGGCGGAATGCCACGCGGGAAGTCAGCTGCTCTGCAACACCCTGGGCAACAAGCTGGGCTTCCATCTCGGGGTTCTTGACCTCGAGGATGTTCAGCTGGACCTGCTTGCCGGTGAGCTTTTCGAGCTCGCCACGGATGCGGTCTGCCTCGGCGCCGCGGCGGCCGATGACGATGCCCGGACGTGCCGTGTGGATGTCCACGCGGACACGGTCACGGGTGCGCTCGATCTCTACCTTGGCGATGCCGGCGCGCTCCATGCCCGTGGACATGAGCTGGCGGATACGGATGTCTTCGCGAACGAAGTCCTTGTACCGCTGGCCGGACTTGGTGCTGTCAGCGAACCAGTGCGATACGTGATCGGTGGTGATGCCGAGTCGGAACCCGTGCGGGTTTACTTTCTGTCCCACTTAGCGAGCCTCCTCTTTCTCCGGGGTAGCGACTACCACGGTGATGTGGCTGGTGCGCTTCTTGATCTGAAATGCACGACCCTGAGCACGCGGCTGGAACCGCTTCATGGTCGGGCCTTCATCAACAAACGCTTCGCTGATGATGAGGTCACCTTCGTCGAACGCAACACCGTCGCGGTCCGCGAGGACCCGTGCGTTGGAGATTGCCGACTGAACTACCTTGAATACCGGCTCTGAAGCTGCCTGGGGGGCAAACTTCAGAATTGCCAGAGCCTCGTTCGCTTGCTTTCCACGAACAAGGTTGACGACGCGCCGGGCCTTCATAGGCGTTACGCGGATGTGGCGCGCAATTGCCTTGGCTTCCATTGCTTTCCTTCTCTCGTCTTTGACGTAAGTGCAGGCGCCTAGCGGCGCTTGCCCTTACGGTCGTCCTTGACATGGCCGCGGAATGTCCGCGTCGGAGCGAATTCGCCGAGCTTGTGCCCGACCATCGACTCGGTGACAAACACCGGGATGTGCTTGCGTCCGTCGTGCACGGCGATCGTGTGCCCGAGCATATCGGGGATGATCATCGAGCGGCGGGACCAGGTCTTGATGACGTTCTTGGTGCCCTTTTCGTTTTCCCTGTCCACCTTCACAAAGAGGTGCTGGTCAACGAAAGGACCTTTTTTCAGGCTGCGTGGCATGTGTCCAGGCTCCTATCGCTTGTTCTTGCCAGTACGACGGCGACGAACAATAAGCTTGTCGCTCTCTTTGTTGGGACGGCGGGTACGGCCTTCAGCCTTACCATTCGGGTTGACCGGGTGACGTCCACCGGAGGTCTTACCTTCACCACCACCATGCGGGTGATCGACCGGGTTCATGGCGACACCACGGACGGTCGGGCGAACGCCCTTCCACCGCATACGGCCGGCCTTACCCCAGTTGATGTTCGACTGCTCAGCGTTGCCGACCTCGCCGATGGTTGCGCGGCAGCGCACATCAACGTTGCGGATTTCGCCGGAAGGCAGACGCAGCTGGGCGAAACGGCCTTCCTTGGCGACGAGCTGAACAGAAGCTCCAGCGGAACGTGCCATCTTGGCGCCGCCACCCGGGCGCAGTTCAACTGCGTGGATAACGGTACCTACGGGGATGTTGCGCAGGGGCAGGTTGTTGCCAGGCTTGATGTCAGCGTTGGCGCCGGCCTCCACGAAGTCACCCTGGGAGAGCTTGTTCGGGGCGATGATGTAACGCTTGGTGCCATCAACGTAGTGCAGGAGGGCGATGCGAGCCGTGCGGTTCGGATCGTACTCGATTTCGGCAACGCGGGCGTTGACGCCGTCCTTGTCGTGGCGACGGAAGTCGATCAGACGGTACTGACGCTTGTGTCCACCACCCTTGTGACGGGTCGTGATCTTACCGGTGTTGTTACGGCCACCCTTTTTGGGCAGCGGACGTACCAACGACTTTTCCGGCGTCGACCGCGTGATTTCGGTGAAGTCCGCTACGCTCGAGCCGCGACGGCCCGGGGTAGTCGGCTTGTATTTACGGATTCCCATAATTCATTTCCTCGTTAAAGTGGTCTCCGCTACGCGAGCGGACCGCCGAAGATGTCGATAGTGCCTTCTTTGAGGGTCACAATTGCACGTTTGGTGTTCTTGCGGGTACCCCATCCGAATTTGGTCCGCTTGCGCTTACCTGCACGGTTAATGGTGTTGATCGATTCGACCTTGACGGAGAAAATCTTCTCCACGGCCAGCTTGATCTCGGTCTTGTTCGAGCGGGGGTCCACCAGGAAGGTGTACTTGCCCTCGTCGATCAGGCCGTAGCTTTTTTCCGACACGACGGGTGCAAG
This window harbors:
- the rplV gene encoding 50S ribosomal protein L22, with the translated sequence MEAKAIARHIRVTPMKARRVVNLVRGKQANEALAILKFAPQAASEPVFKVVQSAISNARVLADRDGVAFDEGDLIISEAFVDEGPTMKRFQPRAQGRAFQIKKRTSHITVVVATPEKEEAR
- the rpsC gene encoding 30S ribosomal protein S3, which produces MGQKVNPHGFRLGITTDHVSHWFADSTKSGQRYKDFVREDIRIRQLMSTGMERAGIAKVEIERTRDRVRVDIHTARPGIVIGRRGAEADRIRGELEKLTGKQVQLNILEVKNPEMEAQLVAQGVAEQLTSRVAFRRAMKKAMQSAQRAGAKGIRIACSGRLGGAEMSRSEFYREGRVPLHTLRANIDYGFYEAKTTFGRIGVKVWIYKGDVTSKELAQQAAAAPSRGRSGDRPGRPGGADRGDRRRRNDRPAADAAPAAAAPAAEAAAPAQAAEGGQA
- the rpsS gene encoding 30S ribosomal protein S19, producing MPRSLKKGPFVDQHLFVKVDRENEKGTKNVIKTWSRRSMIIPDMLGHTIAVHDGRKHIPVFVTESMVGHKLGEFAPTRTFRGHVKDDRKGKRR
- the rplW gene encoding 50S ribosomal protein L23, whose translation is MSAATIKDPRDVVLAPVVSEKSYGLIDEGKYTFLVDPRSNKTEIKLAVEKIFSVKVESINTINRAGKRKRTKFGWGTRKNTKRAIVTLKEGTIDIFGGPLA
- the rplB gene encoding 50S ribosomal protein L2: MGIRKYKPTTPGRRGSSVADFTEITRSTPEKSLVRPLPKKGGRNNTGKITTRHKGGGHKRQYRLIDFRRHDKDGVNARVAEIEYDPNRTARIALLHYVDGTKRYIIAPNKLSQGDFVEAGANADIKPGNNLPLRNIPVGTVIHAVELRPGGGAKMARSAGASVQLVAKEGRFAQLRLPSGEIRNVDVRCRATIGEVGNAEQSNINWGKAGRMRWKGVRPTVRGVAMNPVDHPHGGGEGKTSGGRHPVNPNGKAEGRTRRPNKESDKLIVRRRRTGKNKR